A genomic stretch from Desulfotignum balticum DSM 7044 includes:
- a CDS encoding glycosyltransferase family 2 protein, whose amino-acid sequence MKSSVIIPTCNRPRELKRCLKSILDQTHLPDEIIVIDDGGLNDMPYRIDFEQKEIQCIFKKKSQKGLTRSRNLGIQMASGDIVMFLDDDVVLTPTYIHEIVNVYESGFDKNLGGVGGVDLNYKTPGFFNFAEYIYNIIFLISPIHPGNVTITGFSEQTLTAKAYPFKKMIKARVLSGGISSFHKKVFEQFLFAEDFIDDHHCQGEDKDFTIRVSKVYPLYIQPKAQLYHFPCSIGRPAKYRRGREIILSAYRIFSRYVRHGNYSKGVEIDGARLV is encoded by the coding sequence ATGAAATCAAGCGTGATCATACCCACCTGCAACAGGCCCCGGGAATTGAAAAGATGTTTGAAATCTATTCTTGATCAAACGCATTTGCCTGATGAAATTATTGTGATCGATGATGGCGGTTTAAATGATATGCCGTACAGAATAGATTTTGAACAAAAAGAAATTCAGTGTATTTTCAAAAAGAAGTCCCAAAAGGGGTTGACCCGCTCCCGGAATCTTGGAATACAAATGGCAAGTGGTGATATTGTTATGTTTTTAGATGATGACGTGGTACTGACACCAACTTATATTCATGAAATTGTGAATGTATATGAAAGCGGGTTTGATAAAAATCTGGGGGGGGTCGGGGGTGTTGATTTAAATTATAAAACCCCGGGTTTTTTTAATTTTGCCGAATATATATATAATATTATTTTTTTAATTTCTCCCATACATCCCGGCAACGTTACAATTACTGGATTTTCTGAACAGACCCTGACTGCAAAAGCCTATCCTTTTAAAAAAATGATAAAAGCCAGGGTTCTTTCCGGAGGGATTTCCTCATTTCACAAAAAAGTGTTTGAACAATTTTTGTTTGCCGAAGATTTTATAGATGACCATCATTGTCAGGGAGAAGATAAAGATTTCACAATAAGGGTTTCAAAGGTATATCCTCTGTATATTCAGCCCAAAGCGCAATTATATCATTTCCCTTGCTCCATTGGACGACCTGCTAAATACAGGCGGGGAAGGGAGATTATATTATCCGCCTATCGAATTTTCAGTCGGTATGTTCGTCATGGTAACTATTCTAAGGGTGTTGAAATCGATGGTGCAAGATTAGTGTAA
- a CDS encoding helix-turn-helix domain-containing protein — translation MKQNHLKKIRIELGLTITALSRLANVSTKVISQTERMLTDPTQVTKSKIVKGLNEGLSNNEKKIDYLSVFPNDGL, via the coding sequence GTGAAACAAAATCATTTGAAAAAAATCAGAATTGAGCTTGGACTTACAATTACTGCGCTTTCTCGGCTGGCCAATGTCAGTACCAAGGTGATCAGTCAAACCGAACGGATGTTGACGGATCCTACCCAGGTGACAAAGAGCAAAATTGTAAAAGGCTTGAATGAAGGCCTGTCAAACAACGAAAAGAAAATCGATTATCTGTCGGTTTTTCCCAATGACGGCCTTTGA
- a CDS encoding polysaccharide biosynthesis/export family protein gives MNGCAKKGELPPDFEKPYHRTTYSFDQGTYPSDQDLFLTYRISPGDVLDVMFQIQAQKAEEFRIDLYHEIHVVFPDLPDLTITQKIMPTGDVVLPYVGQVHVLGLTLDEVHALLEKKYEKILLDPQLSVTVTNMDARIEQIRKDLHTAPRGLSKLVNVRPDGYATFPLVGDFFVAFKTLKQVNALIQEKYEAFLPGMQADLFLHEQAGSVVYMLGEVMKPGTYKIDKPISLLQAMTLAGSFTENAKLENIILFRRHEQKLIARSINLENLLALKDSEAFFFLRPDDIVFVPKTKIASLAHLMQQIADIALFDGWGIGIGGGTLEWMDEANK, from the coding sequence TTGAATGGATGTGCAAAAAAAGGGGAATTACCCCCGGATTTTGAAAAACCCTATCACCGGACCACGTATTCATTTGATCAGGGGACCTATCCGTCTGACCAGGATCTTTTCCTGACCTACCGAATTTCCCCGGGGGATGTGCTGGATGTCATGTTTCAGATTCAGGCACAGAAGGCTGAGGAATTTCGAATTGATCTGTATCATGAAATTCATGTGGTGTTTCCGGATTTACCGGATCTGACCATTACCCAGAAAATTATGCCCACCGGCGATGTTGTCCTGCCATATGTCGGGCAGGTGCATGTGCTCGGGTTGACCCTTGACGAAGTCCATGCATTGCTGGAAAAAAAATATGAAAAAATTCTTCTGGACCCGCAATTATCGGTAACTGTCACCAATATGGATGCCCGGATCGAGCAGATCCGGAAAGATCTTCATACGGCACCCCGAGGGTTGAGTAAACTGGTCAATGTGAGACCGGACGGATATGCGACGTTTCCTTTGGTGGGAGATTTTTTTGTTGCGTTTAAAACTTTAAAGCAAGTCAATGCGCTCATTCAGGAAAAATATGAAGCCTTTCTGCCTGGTATGCAGGCAGACCTTTTTCTGCATGAACAGGCTGGTTCTGTGGTTTATATGCTGGGGGAAGTAATGAAACCGGGAACCTATAAGATAGATAAACCGATCAGTCTGCTCCAGGCAATGACATTGGCAGGAAGTTTTACAGAAAATGCCAAACTGGAAAATATCATTCTTTTCAGACGTCACGAGCAGAAACTGATTGCCAGAAGTATCAACCTGGAAAATTTATTGGCTCTGAAAGACAGTGAGGCGTTTTTCTTTTTGAGACCAGATGACATCGTCTTTGTACCCAAAACCAAAATTGCCAGCCTTGCCCATTTGATGCAGCAAATTGCAGATATCGCTTTGTTTGATGGCTGGGGAATCGGTATCGGAGGTGGCACGTTGGAATGGATGGATGAAGCAAATAAATAA
- a CDS encoding O-antigen ligase family protein: MVIFQAYLYIVINLFFLNEEGIANKLPLVLGLSIGLNSLIASLGYFFGMEFMNTWGEDGIFLTTGVTRGANTLALMCVFVIPLLVHKMLNARSPGFFFLYAGLVFINICGIISSESRGGFLHLIIVTMLILFFNRHLFQPRFLGIAISLLAFGVVIVGTAIPDDYFERQKTLVAENKDNSLRRRAAYVRVGLQSFVDNPFIGTGTGSFPKIWVQSRETLYFKMQERPSHNVYLEVLVESGLIGLLLFLGMLSQAFRDILNSFRRFDLNGNELLKAMGNAYMISFLVICSYGLIKNLLDFKLFILILSVSQIIHLISQQNQEELYELE; the protein is encoded by the coding sequence TTGGTTATATTTCAAGCATATCTGTACATTGTCATTAATCTTTTTTTCCTCAATGAAGAAGGGATTGCCAACAAACTGCCACTGGTGCTGGGACTCAGTATCGGGTTGAATTCTCTGATTGCCAGTCTGGGTTATTTTTTCGGCATGGAATTTATGAACACCTGGGGGGAGGATGGAATCTTTCTGACCACCGGCGTGACCCGTGGCGCCAATACTTTGGCTTTGATGTGTGTGTTCGTCATTCCGCTGCTTGTACATAAAATGCTGAATGCCCGGTCACCAGGATTCTTTTTTTTATATGCCGGTTTGGTTTTTATCAATATCTGCGGCATTATCAGCTCTGAATCCCGGGGGGGATTTCTACATTTGATTATTGTTACCATGCTGATTTTGTTTTTCAACCGGCATCTGTTTCAACCTCGTTTTTTAGGTATCGCCATCAGCCTTTTGGCTTTTGGCGTTGTTATTGTAGGGACCGCCATTCCAGATGATTATTTTGAGCGACAGAAAACCCTTGTCGCAGAAAATAAGGACAATTCGTTGCGCCGCCGGGCGGCTTATGTAAGGGTTGGCTTGCAATCATTTGTTGACAATCCATTTATCGGTACAGGTACCGGGTCATTTCCCAAAATCTGGGTCCAGTCCCGAGAAACCCTGTATTTCAAAATGCAGGAAAGACCTTCGCACAATGTTTACCTTGAAGTGCTGGTGGAATCGGGGCTTATCGGCCTGCTGTTGTTTCTGGGAATGCTGTCACAGGCGTTCAGAGATATTTTGAACAGTTTCCGGCGTTTTGACCTTAACGGAAACGAGTTATTAAAAGCCATGGGAAACGCATATATGATTTCATTCCTGGTGATCTGCTCCTATGGGCTTATTAAAAATCTGCTGGATTTTAAACTGTTTATATTGATTCTTTCAGTATCCCAGATCATCCATCTGATTTCACAACAAAATCAAGAGGAACTTTATGAACTGGAATAG
- a CDS encoding ExeA family protein: MYKDYYLMQDEPFTSFPSPHLFYKSKGHTRAWKNMVYAIKKKEQVVMVAGEYGTGKTLLCLKMLQYMEKFKIQPRIHVPSSGFSFSMVLEKIAKTLDVPFDSSKTLESQRFIYEYFETSDPDNHKQIYIIIDDIQDFDYTFISELGKLITYNHYGHFPIRLYLFGHKNFFQNLDKRNLASFKQRIRVIPLLPLSLEDVTEYIYFRLIASGASGTPVFEDSSVELITQTSMGLPRLINKICDASLIIACKLKINVVDRAVVEAAIAEGGFADFEASTSQSSLSDPVVQASQKKSVHIPREPSRIVQLPEKETVVETPTKVLHRTEHLFPSPADSPEKPNRHQKAPKKDLKKSNFLDGKTIAIIILIVILGLMVLFFIREFRLSSMQPLEMEFKPSSMITKSIVYSDAEKRLGSWVQSPRTGVVIVSKLIGNSNEFPQSDRLTDHSIRPIVYEFFDKSDKLPMVLKNIDNDELKLNNSLFAFYGNKNG; encoded by the coding sequence ATGTATAAAGACTATTATTTAATGCAGGATGAACCATTTACCTCATTTCCATCGCCACACCTGTTTTATAAGTCCAAAGGTCACACCAGAGCCTGGAAAAATATGGTATATGCCATCAAAAAAAAAGAGCAGGTGGTTATGGTGGCCGGCGAATATGGCACAGGCAAAACCCTGCTCTGCCTGAAAATGCTCCAGTATATGGAAAAATTCAAAATCCAGCCCAGAATACATGTGCCCTCATCAGGTTTTTCCTTTTCCATGGTTCTTGAAAAAATTGCCAAAACACTGGATGTCCCGTTTGATTCATCCAAAACACTGGAGTCCCAGCGGTTCATTTATGAATATTTTGAAACATCCGATCCTGATAATCATAAACAGATCTACATAATTATTGATGATATTCAGGATTTTGACTATACGTTCATTTCTGAACTGGGCAAATTGATCACATACAATCATTATGGCCATTTTCCCATACGTCTGTATCTGTTCGGCCATAAAAATTTTTTCCAAAATCTGGACAAACGAAATTTGGCTTCATTCAAACAAAGAATCAGGGTGATCCCGCTGTTACCCTTAAGCCTTGAGGACGTGACCGAATATATTTATTTCAGGCTGATTGCATCCGGTGCGTCAGGTACTCCTGTTTTTGAGGATTCTTCAGTTGAATTGATTACCCAAACGAGCATGGGGCTTCCTCGACTGATAAATAAAATTTGTGATGCAAGTCTGATTATCGCCTGCAAGCTGAAAATCAATGTGGTGGATCGGGCGGTTGTGGAAGCGGCCATTGCAGAAGGCGGGTTTGCTGACTTTGAAGCATCGACCAGTCAATCCTCGCTTTCAGATCCAGTGGTTCAGGCTTCGCAAAAAAAATCGGTACATATACCCCGGGAACCCTCTCGTATTGTCCAACTGCCAGAAAAGGAGACGGTTGTGGAAACTCCCACCAAAGTTTTACATAGAACGGAACATTTGTTTCCATCGCCTGCAGACTCACCAGAAAAACCAAATCGACATCAGAAAGCGCCAAAAAAAGATTTAAAAAAAAGCAATTTTCTGGATGGGAAAACAATCGCAATAATAATTTTGATTGTGATTCTCGGATTGATGGTACTGTTTTTTATCAGAGAATTCCGACTGAGCAGTATGCAGCCATTGGAAATGGAGTTTAAGCCCAGCAGCATGATCACCAAATCGATCGTATACTCTGATGCTGAAAAGAGGCTGGGCAGTTGGGTTCAAAGTCCACGCACCGGGGTTGTGATCGTCTCAAAATTGATTGGCAATTCAAATGAGTTTCCACAATCAGACCGGTTGACTGATCATTCTATCCGGCCGATTGTCTATGAATTTTTTGATAAATCCGATAAACTGCCAATGGTGTTAAAAAACATTGATAACGATGAACTTAAGCTGAACAATAGTTTATTCGCGTTTTATGGAAACAAAAATGGATAA
- a CDS encoding tyrosine-protein kinase family protein, with translation MIWEKNAARFSEDQLPSLTTKSIKQLESNFRELMLVEANINTLTKKGNLIYVSSCSDQSGKTISAISAAYGLTFYSHKNVLIMDGNLTNPQLHQLFGITPDPGFKDVCAGIASIDDVILPTRHKNLSVMTIGNMDLPPGSDSCVRQIIAELSPNFDYVICDGSSILTSSVALRNIPAFDAVLIVIECEKTRLEVLQLAEEKIQKSGGPTSIGVVFNRRKYYIPSIVYKVISKK, from the coding sequence TTGATCTGGGAAAAAAACGCGGCCCGGTTTTCAGAAGACCAGCTGCCTTCATTGACAACAAAATCAATTAAGCAGCTGGAATCGAATTTTCGGGAACTCATGCTGGTGGAGGCCAATATCAACACCCTGACCAAAAAAGGGAATTTGATATATGTGTCTTCATGTTCAGATCAAAGCGGAAAAACGATTTCAGCGATTAGCGCGGCCTATGGCCTGACTTTTTATTCCCACAAAAATGTACTGATCATGGATGGCAATCTGACCAATCCCCAGCTGCACCAGCTGTTCGGCATTACGCCTGACCCGGGATTCAAGGACGTGTGTGCCGGAATTGCTTCCATCGATGATGTGATACTGCCCACCAGGCACAAAAATTTAAGTGTTATGACCATTGGAAACATGGATTTGCCGCCTGGCAGCGACAGCTGTGTCAGACAGATAATTGCGGAACTGTCACCAAATTTTGACTATGTGATTTGTGACGGCAGTTCAATTTTAACTTCTTCAGTCGCCTTGAGAAATATCCCGGCATTTGATGCGGTGCTGATTGTCATTGAATGTGAAAAAACCCGGCTGGAGGTGTTGCAGCTTGCTGAGGAAAAAATCCAGAAAAGCGGGGGTCCCACATCCATTGGTGTGGTTTTCAACCGGCGCAAGTATTATATTCCATCAATCGTTTACAAGGTTATTTCAAAAAAATGA
- a CDS encoding glycosyltransferase, with translation MRSVPKKNIGILIGSLEVGGAQTMALQLLKLLTQNGFNAYLFSMDKNKDSRLPGNRSMQKQISRRIILLSQSSVTRGPVIKAISAVMIYSRLVRLISEKEIDVMISFMERANILNLLLKSVKTKIISIRIHVQRLNDKSLLKQWVIKMLYPFLLKRADIVNFNSLESAGSFSSKFSIDKKKISVIHNFCDPDHLTKKSLESVQWTYDYLFEKQVIVSSGRLVRQKGHHELIRAFADLCQTNEQAMLMIIGEGPLRKELVELSRSLGIKERVVFENFHKNLVACLKKSTVFVLSSHVEGFPNVLLEALSIGLPVISTDCSSGPRELLAPETDPFVKTQTIDYAQFGVLTPPFSSLTINKDSLSCAEKKLSQAMGILLEKKEMRDHYRQNARARAAMFSEKNIQQKWLELFESPRVHNRDKNLS, from the coding sequence ATGAGATCTGTGCCTAAAAAAAATATCGGCATTCTTATCGGATCACTTGAAGTTGGCGGTGCCCAGACCATGGCGTTGCAATTGTTGAAGCTTTTGACACAAAACGGTTTTAACGCGTATTTGTTTTCCATGGATAAAAATAAGGATTCCCGGCTTCCGGGAAACAGAAGTATGCAAAAGCAGATATCCCGAAGAATCATTTTGTTGAGTCAAAGTTCAGTGACCCGGGGGCCTGTTATAAAGGCCATTTCTGCCGTCATGATTTATTCAAGGCTGGTCCGCCTGATCAGTGAAAAAGAAATTGATGTGATGATCAGTTTTATGGAAAGAGCCAATATTCTGAACTTATTGTTGAAGTCAGTTAAAACAAAAATCATTTCCATCCGAATACACGTCCAACGACTAAATGATAAAAGTCTGCTGAAACAGTGGGTGATAAAAATGCTTTACCCTTTTTTGCTGAAACGTGCAGATATCGTCAATTTTAATTCATTGGAATCAGCCGGAAGTTTCAGTTCTAAATTTTCTATTGATAAAAAGAAGATTTCAGTGATTCATAATTTTTGTGATCCTGATCACTTGACAAAAAAATCATTGGAAAGTGTTCAATGGACATACGATTATTTATTTGAAAAGCAGGTCATTGTGTCGTCAGGCAGGTTGGTGAGACAAAAGGGCCATCATGAGTTAATTCGTGCCTTTGCTGATCTTTGTCAAACCAATGAACAGGCCATGTTGATGATTATCGGTGAAGGGCCTCTTCGTAAAGAACTGGTCGAATTGAGCCGGTCCCTGGGGATAAAAGAGCGGGTGGTCTTTGAAAACTTTCATAAAAATTTGGTGGCCTGCCTGAAAAAATCGACGGTTTTTGTGTTGTCATCCCATGTAGAAGGCTTTCCCAATGTATTGCTGGAAGCACTTTCTATCGGTCTTCCCGTGATTTCAACCGATTGTTCTTCCGGCCCGCGTGAACTGCTTGCTCCGGAAACAGACCCGTTTGTAAAAACGCAAACGATTGATTATGCTCAATTTGGCGTATTGACGCCGCCTTTCAGCAGTTTAACCATAAACAAAGATTCATTGTCTTGTGCTGAAAAGAAATTATCCCAGGCCATGGGAATTTTGCTTGAGAAAAAAGAGATGAGAGATCATTATAGACAAAATGCACGGGCAAGAGCGGCAATGTTTTCTGAAAAAAACATTCAGCAAAAATGGCTTGAACTCTTTGAGAGTCCAAGAGTTCATAATCGGGATAAAAATCTGTCATGA
- a CDS encoding glycosyltransferase, translating into MVFLGYPLVLYICSLVKKKHFHIAGNQIPWSVSVIVVFRNAESLIEKKIQNFLTFDYPKEKMELILVSDGSSDHSLDVMQPYLSPFIRLFHSSDHKGKAYGLNLGVEKSKGDILVFCDADSILEQGTVKILLKYFSDPAIGGVCGQRMITEEVSHIKSGQKKYIAWDSLIKSLEVKCGLSITSHDGKLYAIRKQLFQPVPDGVTDDAYISLSVIGQNFRFVFDPEAKAVIKTPSRNERHELKRRARIVSRSLNGLKMNKKLLNPLEFGFFAMGLFINKVLRRVVPISLGLIFLASWILSRDNYFLGTISFWLQVTGYSISLLYPVFCMQWFSKNAPGQYITKISSVGFFFCLGMIGTLFGIILFLSGAKITKWDPEKG; encoded by the coding sequence ATGGTTTTTCTGGGATACCCCCTTGTGTTGTATATTTGTTCTCTGGTTAAAAAAAAACATTTTCACATTGCAGGCAATCAAATACCTTGGTCAGTGTCTGTTATCGTTGTTTTCCGAAATGCGGAGTCTTTGATTGAAAAAAAGATTCAAAATTTTTTGACGTTTGATTACCCAAAGGAAAAAATGGAGTTGATTCTGGTTTCTGACGGGTCATCCGATCATTCTCTGGATGTGATGCAGCCTTATTTATCCCCTTTCATTCGTTTGTTTCATTCCAGCGACCACAAAGGGAAAGCATATGGCCTGAATCTTGGCGTTGAAAAGAGTAAGGGAGATATCCTGGTTTTTTGTGATGCGGATTCAATTCTGGAACAGGGAACAGTGAAAATTCTTTTAAAATACTTTTCTGATCCTGCCATTGGGGGGGTATGCGGACAAAGAATGATTACGGAGGAAGTGTCTCATATCAAATCCGGACAGAAAAAATATATAGCATGGGACTCTCTGATCAAATCATTAGAGGTGAAATGCGGGTTGAGTATCACCTCCCATGATGGAAAATTATATGCCATCCGGAAACAATTATTTCAACCTGTCCCGGACGGTGTAACAGATGATGCTTACATCTCACTTTCAGTGATCGGCCAGAATTTCCGGTTTGTTTTTGACCCAGAAGCAAAGGCTGTCATAAAAACCCCTTCAAGGAATGAGCGGCATGAACTGAAAAGAAGAGCCAGAATTGTATCCAGAAGCCTTAACGGTTTAAAAATGAATAAAAAGTTGTTAAATCCTTTGGAATTTGGTTTTTTTGCCATGGGTCTTTTCATCAATAAGGTGTTGCGAAGGGTTGTGCCCATTTCCCTGGGATTGATTTTCTTGGCTTCATGGATTTTGAGCAGGGACAATTATTTTCTGGGTACCATTTCTTTTTGGCTTCAGGTGACTGGATACAGTATCTCGTTGCTTTATCCTGTTTTTTGCATGCAGTGGTTTTCAAAAAATGCACCGGGACAATATATTACAAAAATCAGTTCAGTGGGGTTCTTTTTTTGTCTCGGCATGATTGGCACCCTGTTCGGAATTATTTTATTTTTATCTGGTGCAAAAATTACCAAATGGGACCCGGAAAAAGGATAG
- a CDS encoding GumC family protein: protein MRKSNDYLRNFFTIFFARKFTIGLVALAIGAGAILFALLYPPIYGASASVILKGGIALKNPESIERIQSEISTINETDLFSEIEIIQANVVAEMTAQALMNLGFEFKSGLMDTPEKKQQRAANQISAVIEAGINPRSNTIAIQTSWNNPQKAKTILEVLLEKYLDYRSQIFQPREAEAFFADQLEKFSNELQQKENELNQLTRESQTPIADSEMQSNLLNMKNLERQLFDLKQAYYDQKFRVDLMEADIRSGETSYFSYINDPQIQELSNLVLEIIKQRNETARIFHPESKKIQNYDKQIEKALGSFKKEISKFILAEKSELENINQKISFVENQIKALKKENMGLFEASAKSKMLERQIAVLEDSYTTFSQRLEESKISNTQTNRLFSVSILARPEASDAPVFPDRNKVIFMGILAGIILGIAAGFLVEFFDHTFKSPEDVENNTGMVYIFSIPE, encoded by the coding sequence ATGAGAAAATCCAATGACTACTTAAGAAATTTTTTCACCATTTTTTTTGCGAGAAAGTTTACCATAGGCTTGGTGGCTTTGGCGATAGGTGCCGGCGCTATCCTGTTTGCCCTGTTGTATCCACCTATTTATGGCGCCTCTGCTTCGGTGATTTTAAAAGGAGGTATCGCCTTGAAAAATCCGGAAAGCATTGAACGGATTCAAAGTGAAATCAGTACAATTAATGAAACCGACCTTTTTTCTGAAATTGAAATTATTCAGGCCAATGTAGTGGCGGAAATGACGGCCCAGGCGCTGATGAACTTAGGGTTTGAGTTTAAATCCGGATTGATGGATACACCGGAGAAAAAGCAGCAGCGGGCTGCGAATCAGATCAGCGCCGTCATTGAGGCGGGCATCAATCCCCGGTCCAACACTATTGCGATTCAAACATCATGGAATAACCCGCAAAAAGCCAAAACGATTCTGGAAGTATTGCTGGAGAAATACTTAGATTACCGTTCCCAGATATTTCAACCCAGAGAAGCAGAAGCGTTTTTTGCAGACCAGCTGGAAAAATTTTCCAATGAATTGCAGCAAAAGGAAAATGAGCTGAATCAATTGACCAGGGAATCCCAGACTCCTATTGCAGATTCTGAGATGCAAAGTAATCTGTTGAATATGAAAAATCTTGAAAGACAATTGTTTGATCTGAAACAGGCCTATTATGATCAGAAATTCAGGGTGGACCTGATGGAGGCAGATATCCGATCAGGTGAGACCAGTTATTTTTCTTATATCAATGACCCGCAAATACAGGAATTATCCAATCTGGTGCTTGAAATAATCAAACAAAGAAATGAAACAGCCAGGATATTTCATCCGGAGAGCAAAAAAATTCAAAATTATGACAAGCAGATCGAAAAGGCTTTGGGATCTTTCAAAAAGGAAATTAGTAAATTTATTTTAGCGGAAAAATCTGAACTTGAAAACATTAATCAGAAAATTTCATTTGTTGAAAATCAAATCAAAGCGCTTAAGAAGGAAAATATGGGGCTTTTTGAAGCCTCTGCAAAATCAAAAATGCTTGAGCGGCAGATTGCAGTTCTGGAAGATTCCTATACTACTTTTTCGCAGCGACTGGAAGAATCAAAAATTTCCAACACTCAGACAAACAGATTGTTTTCCGTCAGTATTCTGGCAAGGCCTGAAGCGTCAGACGCTCCGGTTTTCCCGGATAGAAACAAAGTGATTTTTATGGGAATCCTTGCCGGAATCATCTTGGGAATTGCCGCCGGTTTTTTAGTGGAATTCTTTGACCATACATTTAAATCACCTGAAGATGTTGAAAATAATACGGGTATGGTTTACATATTTTCAATACCGGAATAG